Proteins from one Oscillatoria nigro-viridis PCC 7112 genomic window:
- a CDS encoding SocA family protein encodes MSEQIIRLIRELFEIKRRKAMLENLIKYFVYATKGYITKTQLIKFLYLADLYAVKWTDKQLTDLDWRYYYYGPWNEGIEAVLNQMNGKEIVQESQGESIFIRLGERAGNVDDLKLPLGLKLMLDNIRREWAGAGEDKLNQLLEYVYSTAPMLEVKYSHEPEEQVRLNLSKEREKLMSELG; translated from the coding sequence TTGAGCGAACAAATTATAAGATTAATTAGGGAGCTTTTTGAAATCAAAAGAAGGAAAGCCATGCTAGAGAACCTGATCAAATACTTTGTCTACGCAACAAAAGGCTATATTACAAAAACGCAGTTAATCAAGTTTTTGTACTTAGCGGATCTTTATGCGGTCAAATGGACAGACAAGCAGCTTACTGATTTAGATTGGCGTTATTATTACTATGGGCCTTGGAATGAAGGCATAGAGGCTGTTTTAAATCAAATGAATGGCAAAGAGATTGTTCAAGAATCTCAGGGAGAAAGTATATTCATCAGACTTGGTGAGAGAGCTGGTAATGTGGATGATTTAAAGTTACCTTTAGGTCTGAAGCTCATGCTTGACAACATCAGGAGAGAATGGGCGGGTGCAGGAGAGGATAAACTGAATCAGTTACTAGAATATGTCTATAGCACTGCTCCCATGCTTGAGGTTAAATATAGCCACGAACCAGAGGAACAGGTGAGACTTAATCTCTCCAAAGAAAGAGAAAAGTTAATGAGTGAATTGGGGTGA
- the cpdA gene encoding 3',5'-cyclic-AMP phosphodiesterase, with the protein MKRSYPVGNRPFFSHPQNPSEAILELHRSPATPAMTPVSPLLVAQITDTHLFAELDREWKGLSTARTLQAVLDRLQQIQPPPDLLLLTGDLSQDETPESYQRLVSLIAPLQIPAYWIPGNHDNIPVMSEILNQPPLSPEKSWKLGNWQFLLLSSVEAGCDGGRLSPDSLHWLDSQLQQTGDRPVIIALHHHPLPIDCEIMDGMMLQNAGEFLAIVDRYTQIKIILCGHIHQEFQQQRGSVTYLGTPSTCIQLLPKSHPIILDEIPPGFRLLELAIDGTWKTRVERVVVPSPPD; encoded by the coding sequence GTGAAGCGAAGCTATCCCGTGGGGAATCGCCCTTTTTTCTCACACCCCCAAAACCCATCCGAGGCTATTCTAGAACTACATCGATCGCCCGCAACACCAGCCATGACACCAGTTTCTCCCCTACTCGTCGCCCAAATCACCGACACTCACTTGTTTGCAGAGCTCGATCGAGAATGGAAAGGCCTCTCAACAGCCCGCACCCTCCAAGCAGTTCTCGATCGCCTGCAACAGATACAGCCGCCGCCCGACTTACTCCTACTCACAGGCGACTTGTCCCAAGACGAAACACCAGAATCCTACCAGCGCCTCGTCTCCCTCATCGCCCCCCTACAAATTCCCGCCTACTGGATACCTGGGAACCACGACAACATCCCAGTCATGTCAGAAATCTTAAATCAGCCACCCCTTTCCCCAGAAAAATCATGGAAGCTGGGAAACTGGCAATTTCTGTTGCTTTCAAGTGTGGAAGCCGGATGCGACGGCGGGCGGCTTTCCCCAGACAGCTTGCATTGGCTGGACTCTCAACTCCAACAAACCGGCGATCGACCTGTTATTATTGCCTTGCACCATCATCCTTTGCCGATCGACTGTGAAATCATGGATGGAATGATGCTGCAGAATGCCGGTGAATTTTTGGCAATTGTCGATCGATATACTCAAATCAAAATCATTCTTTGCGGCCACATTCACCAAGAATTTCAACAACAGCGGGGCTCAGTTACCTACTTGGGGACACCCAGCACCTGCATCCAACTTTTACCGAAAAGTCATCCGATTATCCTTGACGAAATCCCTCCAGGATTTAGATTGCTTGAATTGGCGATCGACGGTACTTGGAAAACCAGAGTTGAGCGAGTTGTCGTACCATCGCCACCAGATTAA
- a CDS encoding ankyrin repeat domain-containing protein, with amino-acid sequence MPATKQDAVLIQAAKTGNIIHVQALLAKGVNANAKDSEGTTALMFAAQKGYTEIVRTILNNDANVNHVSRRFGLTALMLAAAHKQADSVRLLLAAGADVNAKNDDGSTALMAASLKGDINVVRMLLDANADVNVRDKDGDSALKIAALSGHLAVVKALVDAGAVADNSMLFLAVRQGSAEIVRTLLECGADANVKNLESKTALMLAATVGNLAVVEALLAAGADVEIPDKNGETALTLAADSGNTDVVQTLLGAGANANVKNGDGGTALMAAAAGGNAPIAHILLDAGAEIDAKDKDDETALNFAVVEGCEDVVELLLNRGASVGARNRLGDTPLLVAAVHGHSAIVSALLQKVNSNRADFLNAKNFGETALTLAAFHGHTETVKALLDGGADPNIPADLGKTALMKACDRGYIAIVQLLVEKRADVNLLDDSGATALMWAAHRGYTDAVKILIDAGAELNHKNPGNYTALMLAEFKGYSSVVKLLKSAGALE; translated from the coding sequence ATGCCTGCCACTAAACAAGACGCTGTATTGATTCAAGCCGCCAAGACTGGCAACATTATTCACGTCCAAGCTTTACTTGCTAAGGGTGTTAACGCTAACGCCAAAGACTCTGAGGGGACGACGGCTTTGATGTTTGCTGCCCAAAAGGGCTATACGGAAATTGTGCGTACTATACTAAACAATGACGCTAATGTCAACCATGTGAGCAGGCGTTTTGGGCTGACGGCTTTGATGCTGGCGGCGGCTCACAAACAGGCTGACTCTGTGCGGCTGTTGCTGGCGGCGGGTGCTGATGTTAATGCTAAAAATGATGATGGTAGTACGGCTTTGATGGCGGCTTCTCTCAAGGGCGATATCAATGTTGTGCGGATGTTACTTGATGCTAATGCTGATGTAAATGTGCGAGATAAAGATGGAGATTCGGCTTTGAAAATAGCTGCTTTATCCGGTCATCTAGCTGTTGTTAAAGCTTTGGTGGATGCGGGTGCTGTTGCTGATAATTCTATGCTGTTTTTAGCTGTCCGTCAAGGAAGCGCTGAAATTGTGCGAACTTTGCTCGAGTGTGGGGCGGATGCTAATGTTAAAAATCTAGAGAGCAAAACTGCTTTGATGCTGGCTGCGACGGTGGGAAATTTGGCTGTTGTCGAGGCGCTGTTGGCTGCAGGTGCTGATGTCGAAATTCCCGACAAAAACGGAGAAACTGCTTTAACTTTGGCTGCGGATTCCGGCAATACTGATGTGGTGCAAACTTTGCTTGGTGCGGGTGCTAATGCGAATGTGAAAAATGGAGATGGGGGTACGGCTTTGATGGCCGCTGCTGCTGGAGGAAATGCGCCGATCGCCCATATCTTACTCGATGCTGGCGCGGAGATCGACGCTAAGGATAAAGATGATGAAACTGCTTTGAATTTTGCCGTGGTTGAAGGCTGCGAAGATGTGGTGGAATTGCTCTTAAACCGAGGTGCTAGTGTCGGTGCTAGAAATCGGTTGGGCGATACGCCTTTACTGGTGGCGGCTGTTCACGGCCACAGTGCGATCGTATCGGCTTTGCTGCAAAAAGTAAACTCAAATCGGGCTGATTTCCTGAATGCTAAAAACTTTGGGGAGACGGCTTTGACGCTGGCTGCGTTTCACGGGCATACCGAGACGGTGAAGGCTTTGCTTGACGGCGGTGCCGATCCCAATATCCCGGCGGATTTGGGGAAAACGGCTTTAATGAAGGCGTGCGATCGCGGTTATATTGCGATCGTCCAATTATTAGTAGAAAAACGTGCCGATGTCAACTTGCTGGATGATTCGGGCGCAACAGCTTTAATGTGGGCAGCACATCGGGGTTATACTGATGCAGTAAAGATTTTAATTGATGCTGGTGCAGAACTAAACCACAAAAATCCGGGAAATTATACAGCTTTAATGCTGGCTGAGTTTAAGGGTTATTCCAGTGTGGTGAAATTGCTCAAAAGTGCTGGAGCACTGGAGTAA
- a CDS encoding SDR family oxidoreductase, with amino-acid sequence MKLSEKVAVITGGGSGIGRAAAILMAREGAKVAIVDRILETGQETVRQLVSEGGCGLAIAADVADCQQMQQAFQTIVDEYQRIDIVFANAGINGVWSPIEDIEPDEWDRTINTNLRGTFLTVKYAVPHLKKQGGSIVITSSINGTRSFRKVGATAYACTKAAQVAFAKMIALELAASQIRVNVICPGGVLTAIDESTTKRNLDRIPVSPDSIQDMIPLTDNTAGSSEEIAQSVLFLVSDASSFTTGTEVWIDGGGSLI; translated from the coding sequence ATGAAACTTTCAGAAAAAGTTGCCGTTATTACCGGCGGTGGGTCGGGAATTGGTCGTGCAGCAGCAATTTTAATGGCCAGGGAAGGCGCAAAAGTTGCTATTGTCGATCGCATTTTAGAAACAGGGCAAGAAACCGTCCGCCAATTGGTCAGTGAAGGAGGCTGCGGGCTGGCTATTGCCGCAGATGTAGCGGATTGTCAGCAAATGCAACAGGCATTTCAAACAATTGTTGACGAATATCAAAGAATTGATATTGTGTTTGCAAATGCGGGTATTAACGGTGTATGGTCGCCGATAGAGGATATAGAACCGGATGAATGGGATCGGACAATTAACACCAACCTCAGAGGAACATTTTTGACTGTTAAGTATGCTGTTCCTCATCTGAAAAAACAAGGAGGTTCGATTGTCATTACATCATCAATTAATGGCACCAGAAGTTTCAGGAAAGTTGGCGCCACCGCCTACGCTTGTACTAAAGCAGCCCAAGTAGCCTTTGCAAAAATGATAGCGCTAGAACTTGCTGCCAGCCAAATCAGAGTCAATGTTATCTGTCCGGGTGGGGTGCTGACTGCGATTGACGAAAGTACCACTAAGCGAAATCTCGATCGCATTCCAGTCTCGCCTGATTCCATTCAAGACATGATTCCTTTGACTGATAATACCGCCGGTTCTAGCGAAGAAATCGCCCAATCAGTGTTATTTCTGGTATCAGATGCCTCCAGCTTTACCACAGGTACTGAAGTCTGGATTGATGGTGGCGGTTCTTTGATTTAA
- a CDS encoding type II toxin-antitoxin system PemK/MazF family toxin, giving the protein MAGQKPRQGWIYFINPYRVSLRCKLGHHHIYEINEPGEIECKTISCTQVINSSRVFRGEHPYIVWTSDQFQDESKYIQTLTLIPLTSQETSKGLPTVYPINSTSTNGLSNKSFALVHQICTVDANCFKDSQGDWLKRVGQLDKADKEAIEERLKYFFNLGDNPGEDWFIKNASIELLQKVFNLLPDETTKSMAIEKLIDDLRS; this is encoded by the coding sequence GTGGCTGGACAAAAACCGCGTCAAGGTTGGATTTATTTTATCAATCCCTATAGAGTATCTCTTCGTTGCAAACTCGGTCATCATCATATTTATGAGATAAATGAACCAGGGGAGATTGAGTGCAAAACAATTTCTTGCACTCAGGTGATTAATTCGAGTCGGGTTTTTCGGGGAGAGCATCCTTATATCGTTTGGACAAGTGACCAATTTCAAGATGAATCTAAATACATCCAAACTTTGACGCTGATTCCATTGACTTCACAAGAAACCTCTAAAGGTTTGCCAACTGTATATCCAATTAATTCTACAAGCACAAATGGTCTTTCTAATAAGTCCTTCGCTCTAGTGCATCAGATATGTACTGTTGATGCTAACTGTTTTAAAGATTCGCAAGGGGATTGGCTTAAGCGAGTTGGACAACTGGATAAAGCAGATAAGGAAGCTATAGAGGAACGTTTAAAGTATTTTTTTAATCTTGGGGATAATCCGGGTGAAGATTGGTTTATTAAAAATGCGTCTATAGAACTTTTACAGAAAGTCTTTAATCTTCTACCGGATGAAACCACAAAAAGTATGGCTATAGAAAAACTGATCGACGATTTGCGATCGTAG
- a CDS encoding DUF4079 domain-containing protein encodes MNLEIPQSVKVWSQFFHPVLMWVLLAISFYALYLGLQIRRTRSAEGEVKKELIKGKFNIKHHQMGSLLLALMVTGAIGGMAVTYINNGKLFVGPHLLAGLGMTAIIAIAASLTPLMQKGNDLARNTHIFLNIVLLGLFGWQAVSGVEILQRIISKM; translated from the coding sequence ATGAATCTCGAAATTCCTCAGTCAGTGAAAGTTTGGAGCCAATTCTTCCACCCAGTTTTAATGTGGGTACTGCTGGCCATCTCATTTTATGCTTTGTATCTCGGCCTGCAAATCCGCCGTACCAGAAGCGCCGAAGGCGAAGTCAAAAAAGAGTTAATTAAGGGCAAATTCAACATCAAGCACCACCAAATGGGTTCTTTGCTGCTAGCGTTGATGGTAACAGGGGCGATCGGCGGGATGGCCGTCACCTACATCAACAACGGCAAGCTATTTGTCGGCCCGCACTTGCTAGCAGGGTTGGGAATGACGGCAATAATTGCGATCGCAGCCTCGCTGACTCCTTTGATGCAAAAAGGCAATGATTTGGCCAGAAACACTCACATCTTTCTGAATATTGTGCTGTTAGGGCTGTTTGGCTGGCAAGCGGTATCAGGCGTGGAAATCCTGCAAAGAATTATCAGCAAAATGTGA
- the cofG gene encoding 7,8-didemethyl-8-hydroxy-5-deazariboflavin synthase subunit CofG, with the protein MSRTVTYSPAYTLVPTYECFNRCTYCNFRAEPLQSPWLTLAEAEKQLLLLQTQGVIEILILSGEVHPHSQRRKAWLQRIYDLCELALAMGFLPHTNVGPLSFEEMALLKEVNVSMGLMLEQLAPHLLQTVHRHAPSKVPALRLQQLEWAGELKIPFTTGLLLGIGESEADWIETLEAIARIHSPCNHIQEVILQPHSPGNQQIWDGEVFDATKMPEVIAIARSILPPEIALQIPPNLVAQPDILLACLEAGATDLGGIGPRDEVNPDYPHLQHQTLTEILAAAGWQLVQRLPVYPQYDKWLPQTLQTAVKQWRVKLRRI; encoded by the coding sequence ATGTCCCGCACTGTCACCTACAGCCCTGCTTATACTCTGGTTCCCACTTACGAGTGTTTTAACCGCTGCACCTATTGCAATTTTCGGGCAGAACCGCTGCAAAGTCCTTGGCTAACACTCGCAGAAGCCGAAAAACAGCTTTTGCTGCTGCAAACTCAAGGTGTAATTGAAATTCTCATCCTCAGCGGCGAGGTACACCCTCACAGTCAACGGCGAAAAGCTTGGTTGCAGCGGATTTACGACTTGTGCGAACTGGCACTTGCTATGGGATTTTTGCCGCATACTAATGTGGGGCCGCTCAGCTTTGAGGAGATGGCACTGTTAAAAGAGGTGAATGTATCGATGGGGCTGATGCTAGAACAGCTTGCCCCACATTTGTTACAAACTGTTCACAGGCACGCACCGAGTAAAGTGCCGGCGCTGCGGCTGCAACAGTTAGAATGGGCTGGGGAATTAAAGATTCCGTTTACAACAGGTTTGCTGCTGGGAATTGGGGAAAGTGAGGCAGATTGGATTGAGACATTAGAGGCGATCGCCCGCATTCATTCGCCCTGCAATCACATTCAAGAAGTTATCCTGCAGCCACACAGTCCGGGAAATCAGCAAATTTGGGACGGTGAAGTTTTTGATGCTACAAAAATGCCCGAAGTAATTGCGATCGCCCGCAGCATTTTACCTCCTGAAATTGCCCTACAAATTCCCCCCAATTTAGTTGCACAGCCAGACATATTACTTGCTTGTTTAGAAGCAGGTGCGACAGATTTAGGCGGAATTGGGCCGCGGGATGAAGTTAATCCCGATTATCCTCACCTGCAACACCAAACTTTAACAGAAATTTTAGCTGCAGCGGGATGGCAACTCGTGCAGCGTTTGCCAGTTTATCCTCAGTACGATAAGTGGCTGCCGCAGACCTTGCAAACTGCTGTAAAACAATGGAGAGTTAAGCTGAGGCGCATCTAA
- a CDS encoding bifunctional cobalt-precorrin-7 (C(5))-methyltransferase/cobalt-precorrin-6B (C(15))-methyltransferase → MTIEFDDSDAAGNEISGKDSMHKWLSVVGIGEDGLSGLSAIARSLLSRSQVVVGGARHLAMLPTDDTREQLVWASPLQTTVDEIIRRRGQSVCVLASGDPMCHGIGVTLSRQIPISEMTVIPAASAFSLACARLGWPLAQVETFSLTNRPIASIALALSPGARLLVLSADRHTPAKVAQLLTQQGFGSSLMTVFERMGSESERRSEGVAAAWNAADLADLNAIAIAVAADRQTLILPRTAGLPDAAYRHDGQLTKREVRAVTLSALAPVPGELLWDVGAGCGSIAIEWMRSHPRCRAIAIERHPTRLQYIAENASIFGVPELEIVAGEAPEALTNLPQPDAIFIGGGVTGESVLETCWNALGESGRLVVNAVTIESELKVLQWHDRYGGELIRIGIQRVGAIGSFQGWKPLAPVTQWAVVKR, encoded by the coding sequence ATGACTATCGAGTTTGATGATTCCGATGCAGCCGGAAACGAGATTAGCGGTAAGGATTCAATGCACAAATGGCTTTCGGTGGTGGGGATTGGCGAAGATGGACTTTCGGGATTGAGTGCGATCGCCCGTTCTCTACTCTCTCGATCTCAAGTCGTTGTCGGCGGCGCCCGTCACCTAGCAATGCTACCAACCGACGACACCCGCGAACAATTGGTTTGGGCATCGCCTTTGCAGACAACAGTCGATGAAATCATCCGCCGCCGGGGACAGTCTGTGTGCGTGCTCGCAAGCGGCGATCCGATGTGTCACGGCATCGGCGTCACGCTGTCGCGCCAGATTCCTATTTCCGAAATGACTGTGATTCCCGCAGCATCGGCTTTTAGTCTTGCTTGCGCCCGTTTGGGTTGGCCGCTGGCCCAAGTTGAGACTTTCAGTTTGACAAATCGCCCGATCGCATCGATCGCCCTTGCTTTGTCCCCCGGCGCGCGCTTGCTGGTGTTGAGCGCTGACAGACATACGCCAGCAAAGGTGGCACAATTGTTGACGCAGCAGGGGTTTGGCAGCAGTTTGATGACTGTGTTCGAGCGGATGGGGTCGGAATCGGAACGGCGGAGCGAGGGGGTAGCAGCAGCCTGGAATGCAGCGGATTTGGCGGATTTGAACGCGATCGCGATCGCAGTTGCAGCCGATCGACAAACTCTTATCCTCCCCCGAACTGCCGGTTTGCCGGATGCTGCTTATCGCCACGACGGACAACTTACCAAGCGGGAGGTTAGAGCCGTTACTCTGTCAGCGTTAGCACCGGTTCCGGGAGAGTTGCTTTGGGATGTGGGGGCGGGCTGCGGCTCGATCGCGATCGAATGGATGCGGAGTCATCCTCGGTGCAGGGCGATCGCGATCGAACGCCACCCAACTCGGCTGCAATACATCGCCGAAAATGCGTCTATTTTTGGCGTTCCCGAACTCGAAATCGTTGCGGGAGAAGCGCCGGAAGCCCTGACAAATTTGCCGCAACCGGATGCTATTTTCATCGGCGGCGGTGTCACCGGAGAATCTGTGCTGGAAACTTGCTGGAATGCTTTAGGTGAAAGCGGCCGATTAGTTGTTAATGCAGTGACTATTGAGAGCGAACTTAAAGTGTTGCAGTGGCACGATCGTTATGGCGGGGAACTAATTAGAATTGGGATTCAGCGAGTAGGGGCGATCGGTTCTTTTCAGGGTTGGAAGCCGCTGGCACCGGTAACTCAGTGGGCGGTAGTTAAAAGGTAA
- the psbA gene encoding photosystem II q(b) protein, translated as MTTTLQQRESANVWERFCEWVTSTDNRIYVGWFGVLMIPTLLSATICYVIAFIAAPPVDIDGIREPVAGSLMYGNNIITGAVVPSSNAIGLHFYPIWEAASLDEWLYNGGPYQLVIFHFLIGVFCYMGREWELSYRLGMRPWICDAYSAPVAAATAVFLIYPIGQGSFSDGMPLGISGTFNFMIVFQAEHNILMHPFHMLGVAGVFGGSLFSAMHGSLVTSSLVRETTETESQNYGYKFGQEEETYNIVAAHGYFGRLIFQYASFNNSRSLHFLLGAWPVVGIWFTALGISTMAFNLNGFNFNQSIIDSQGRVINTWADVINRANLGMEVMHERNAHNFPLDLAAAETTPVALVAPSING; from the coding sequence ATGACAACGACCTTACAGCAGCGCGAAAGCGCCAACGTCTGGGAACGCTTTTGTGAGTGGGTAACATCAACCGACAACCGCATTTATGTAGGTTGGTTCGGAGTCTTGATGATTCCCACCCTGCTCAGCGCCACCATCTGCTACGTCATCGCCTTCATCGCTGCTCCTCCAGTGGACATCGACGGCATCCGCGAACCAGTAGCAGGTTCCTTAATGTACGGCAACAACATCATCACAGGTGCAGTTGTCCCCTCATCCAACGCCATCGGCTTGCACTTCTACCCCATCTGGGAAGCAGCTTCCCTCGATGAGTGGCTGTACAACGGCGGCCCTTACCAATTGGTAATCTTCCACTTCCTGATCGGTGTATTTTGCTACATGGGTCGCGAATGGGAACTGTCCTACCGCTTGGGAATGCGCCCTTGGATCTGCGATGCTTACTCTGCACCAGTAGCAGCAGCCACCGCAGTATTCTTGATCTACCCGATCGGACAAGGCTCCTTCTCTGACGGTATGCCCTTGGGTATCTCCGGTACATTCAACTTCATGATCGTGTTCCAAGCCGAGCACAACATCCTGATGCACCCCTTCCACATGTTGGGAGTTGCCGGTGTCTTCGGTGGTAGCTTGTTCTCCGCCATGCACGGTTCTTTAGTTACCTCTAGCTTGGTTCGCGAAACAACCGAAACCGAATCGCAAAACTACGGTTACAAATTCGGTCAAGAAGAAGAAACCTACAACATCGTCGCAGCCCACGGCTACTTCGGTCGTTTGATTTTCCAATACGCTTCCTTCAACAACAGCCGTTCCTTGCACTTCTTGTTAGGTGCATGGCCAGTAGTCGGCATCTGGTTTACCGCTTTGGGTATCTCCACGATGGCGTTCAACTTGAACGGTTTCAACTTCAACCAATCGATTATCGACTCTCAAGGTCGCGTCATCAATACTTGGGCTGATGTCATCAACCGCGCTAACTTGGGTATGGAAGTAATGCACGAGCGCAACGCTCACAACTTCCCGCTCGACTTGGCTGCTGCTGAAACCACTCCTGTAGCTTTGGTTGCTCCTTCTATCAACGGCTAA
- a CDS encoding alpha-amylase, with protein sequence MSEVNGVMMQYFHWYNPDDGTLWNQLAESAKDLAKIGVTSLWLPPAYKGTGGGMDVGYGVYDLFDLGEFDQKGSVRTKYGTKDEYLAAIKAAQDAGIRIYADVVFNHKLGADGEEEAEATPFNPDNRNDTVGEYQKIKAWTHFTFPGRNKKYSSMEWHWWHFDAIDYNVYNTETHAIYLLKGKEFDRGVDLEKGNFDYLMGCDLDMDNPEVTGELKYWGEWYVDTTNVDGFRFDAVKHVKAEFFQEWLEHVRHYAQRDLFAVGEYWSYEVEALHSFITATDGKVTLFDAPLHYNFHAASKAGNSYDLRTIFDNTLVKDQPTLAVTLVDNHDSQPLQSLESVVEAWFKPLAYALILLRSEGYPCIFYPDYYGANYKDTGNDGNEYEIWLDKHQFMLDKFLLARQTYSYGNQYDYFDHANTIGWTRLGNEEHPGGMAVVLSNGDDGTKFMEVGQPNRTYIDITEHIKEPITTNDDGWADFRCNAGSVSVWVPQP encoded by the coding sequence ATGTCTGAAGTCAATGGCGTCATGATGCAGTATTTTCACTGGTACAATCCCGACGACGGCACCCTGTGGAATCAGCTAGCCGAATCTGCAAAAGATTTAGCAAAAATTGGCGTTACATCTCTTTGGTTGCCACCCGCTTATAAAGGAACCGGCGGCGGTATGGATGTCGGCTATGGCGTCTACGACTTATTCGATTTAGGTGAATTCGACCAAAAAGGGTCGGTACGCACGAAATACGGCACAAAAGATGAGTATTTGGCCGCGATTAAAGCTGCACAAGATGCTGGAATTCGGATTTATGCCGATGTTGTATTCAACCACAAATTAGGTGCCGATGGAGAAGAAGAAGCGGAAGCCACACCCTTCAATCCCGACAACCGGAATGACACCGTAGGGGAATATCAAAAAATCAAAGCTTGGACGCATTTTACCTTTCCCGGCCGCAACAAAAAATATTCCAGCATGGAATGGCATTGGTGGCATTTTGACGCCATTGATTACAACGTTTACAACACAGAAACCCATGCTATTTACCTGCTCAAAGGCAAAGAATTCGATCGAGGGGTAGACTTAGAAAAAGGCAACTTTGACTACCTCATGGGTTGCGACTTAGATATGGACAACCCAGAAGTCACCGGGGAATTAAAATACTGGGGTGAGTGGTATGTCGATACAACAAACGTTGACGGCTTTCGCTTCGATGCCGTCAAACACGTAAAAGCAGAATTTTTCCAAGAATGGTTGGAACACGTTCGCCACTATGCCCAACGCGACCTATTTGCCGTAGGCGAATATTGGTCTTACGAAGTGGAAGCTTTGCACAGCTTCATTACAGCAACCGATGGTAAAGTCACCTTATTTGACGCACCTCTCCACTACAACTTCCACGCTGCTAGCAAGGCGGGCAACAGCTACGACTTGCGAACAATTTTTGATAACACCCTGGTTAAAGACCAACCAACCCTCGCTGTTACTTTGGTTGACAACCACGATTCACAACCCTTGCAATCCCTAGAATCAGTTGTCGAAGCTTGGTTTAAACCCCTTGCCTACGCTTTAATCTTGCTGCGAAGCGAAGGATATCCGTGCATTTTTTACCCGGACTATTACGGCGCTAACTATAAGGATACAGGAAACGATGGCAACGAATACGAGATTTGGTTAGACAAGCATCAATTTATGCTTGATAAATTCTTGTTAGCGCGCCAAACTTATTCCTACGGCAATCAGTACGATTACTTCGACCACGCCAACACTATTGGCTGGACGCGACTCGGAAATGAAGAACATCCGGGCGGCATGGCTGTGGTACTCAGTAACGGAGACGATGGCACCAAGTTTATGGAAGTCGGACAACCGAATCGAACTTATATTGACATCACCGAACACATCAAAGAACCAATCACAACTAATGACGATGGTTGGGCTGATTTTCGGTGTAACGCCGGTTCAGTTTCTGTCTGGGTTCCGCAGCCGTAA